AAGTGATGGGTGTCGTGCCTCTCTTGCATTTTTTTCTAATGCCCAATTACTATCACCAACAAATGGGTGTCCCCCAAAATTTTCCCTAATACTACCAGCTCTTTGGAACTTAACCTCCACTGTTTTTCCACGTCCTCCGCCTGTGGGGGATGCCTTTCATCTTTCCCCTTGTCGTCACTTCCTCTGCGTCGTTTCACCTTGTCATTCCACTCCCCCAGATATCCAGCCTTGATCAActcttcaatttcatcttttaggtgACGACACTCGTGGGTGTCGTGACCGGTAGACTCATGGTATTCGCAGTATTTTTTCTTGTCTCTAATCTGCCATAAAGTCAAATGGTCTGGCTTCTTGAAGATTCCTCTATCCTTATTTACCTCAAAGATGTGATCAATGGATGCTGCCAGCGGAGTGTAATTGCTCACCCTCTTTTCATAATTCGACGGTGGGCTCAACTCTCTCCGCACGTTCACGTCATTCACCATATTAGGGCTTCGAGCATTCCGCCGATAATCTGGACTCGCAGATCTGTCTCTCCTCTTAGCTCGTCCCTTGGAGTTGTGGGTATTATCATTATTCTTTGTCTTTGCAAGTGATTGCTCAATCGCTTTGAAGGATTCTGCCTGCGCAAGTACATCAGCTAATGATACAGGGTCCTTTCCTTGGAGGTGTTTCCAGAAATATGTTCCCACGCGCAGACCAGCTATAAGAAGTATTTTCAGTGTCTCATCAGTTGCGCCTCTCACCAAGGTAGACTCCGTGTTGAACCTTTTGAAATACGAAGTCAAGCTTTCCCCTTCCTTCTGTTTCACATTGGTCAGTGTGGTAACAGGCGGCGTATACTGCACTGCAGCCTGGAACTGAGTCAGAAATAAGATTTTCATCTGTTCCAATGATGTGATCACCCCTGGACCAAGTTCTTGGAACCATTGTTGAGCGCCTTCTCTAAAGGTGGCCGCCAGAAGACGGCATCGTGCCAAGTCAGGTACCTGATACACATCCATCTCAATGTTGAAAAACCCCAAGAATT
The sequence above is drawn from the Apium graveolens cultivar Ventura chromosome 2, ASM990537v1, whole genome shotgun sequence genome and encodes:
- the LOC141687513 gene encoding uncharacterized protein LOC141687513, with protein sequence MDVYQVPDLARCRLLAATFREGAQQWFQELGPGVITSLEQMKILFLTQFQAAVQYTPPVTTLTNVKQKEGESLTSYFKRFNTESTLVRGATDETLKILLIAGLRVGTYFWKHLQGKDPVSLADVLAQAESFKAIEQSLAKTKNNDNTHNSKGRAKRRDRSASPDYRRNARSPNMVNDVNVRRELSPPSNYEKRVSNYTPLAASIDHIFEVNKDRGIFKKPDHLTLWQIRDKKKYCEYHESTGHDTHECRHLKDEIEELIKAGYLGEWNDKVKRRRGSDDKGKDERHPPQAEDVEKQWRLSSKELVVLGKILGDTHLLVIVIGH